In the genome of Sphingomonas alpina, the window GCTCGGCACGCGCATCTTTGCCGAAGGAGTGACGATCGCCGATGATCCGCATCGCCCGCACGGCTTGCGCTCGCGGCCGTTCGACGGCGAAGGCCTGCCGGTATCGCCGACCGAGTTCGTCTCCAACGGCATGCTCGAAACCTGGCTGCTCGACAGCGCCTCGGCGCGCCAGCTCGGGCTTGAGCCGACCGGCCATGCCGCGCGCGGTGTCGGCGGCAACCCCGGGGTTGCGACCAGCAACCTGTTCATGGCCGCGGGCAAGATCCCGCCCGAGACGCTGATTGCCGACGTGGCGCACGGCATCTACATCACCGAGTTGATCGGCATGGGCGTCAACGGCGTGACCGGCGATTACAGCCGCGGCGCAGCCGGTTTCCTCATTGAGAATGGCGAGATTGCCGGACCGGTTGCGGAATTCACCATTGCTGGCAATCTGAAGGACATGTTCCTCAACCTGACGCCGGCCAATGATCTCGAATTCCGCTATGGCAGCAATGTGCCGACCTTGCGCATCGACGGCATGACGGTGGCCGGTGCCTGAGGCGCCCGATTTCGATATTTTGGCCGACACGATTGCGGCGATCGCGGCGGAGGCCGGCGCCTTTGCCTTCGCCAAATGGCGCACCGACTTCAAGCAATGGGAAAAGGCGCCCGGCAACCCGGTGTGCGAGGTCGATCTCGAGGTCAATATACTGGTGCGCCAGCGGCTCGAGGCATTGCTGCCCGAGGCCGGCTGGCTGTCGGAGGAAACGGTCGACAACCAGGATCGCCTGGCATGCGCGCGGCTGTGGGTGGTCGATCCGATCGACGGCACGCGCGACTATGTCCGCGGCCGGCCCGGCTGGGCAGTGTCGATCGCGCTGATCGAGAATGGCCAGCCGGTGATCGGGGTGCTCGACGCACCGGCACGCGGCGAAGTGTGGCGCGCCGAGGCGGGCAAGGGTGCGACCCTCAATGGCGCACCCGTCCATGCCGGCAATCGCGCCGACTTTCCCGGCTCGCGCGTGCCGACCGACACGTTGCCCAGGATCGACAGCGATCTGGTCGCGGTCGACAAGCCCAATTCGATCGCGCTGCGCATCGCGATGGTCGCCGCCGACCAGGCCGATCTCGTTGCGACGCT includes:
- a CDS encoding 3'(2'),5'-bisphosphate nucleotidase CysQ → MADTIAAIAAEAGAFAFAKWRTDFKQWEKAPGNPVCEVDLEVNILVRQRLEALLPEAGWLSEETVDNQDRLACARLWVVDPIDGTRDYVRGRPGWAVSIALIENGQPVIGVLDAPARGEVWRAEAGKGATLNGAPVHAGNRADFPGSRVPTDTLPRIDSDLVAVDKPNSIALRIAMVAADQADLVATLRWGNEWDVAAAVLIAAEAGATVSDALGQKLKFNTPSAQAFGVLATTPGIHAAAVERLSERAKALSK